AAGACGTGGAGAAATCGTTTTCTCTGCTCGAGACATTCGCAGCCGGTCCGGGCTACGTTCACGTCTCGCCACGAACGACGGACCTTGCGATGCAGCTCGCGCAGAAATTATTCTCGCTTTGCCCGACGAAGGACTCCTCCGGCAACGTCGCTATGCCGAAGAACGCCTTGTCCGATCCCGACCGCGTGCTGGCGCGGCTGGACAGTTACATCACGGCATACGGCACGCGCGCGATGCTTTACGAAACCTGGACAAGCAATCCATCACTTTTCGAATTGCTGCTGCTGTTGTTCGACCGCTCCGAATTTCTTGCCGAAACCGCCATTCGCACGCCCGACCTGGTTGACGATCTGGAGGTGAGCGGGTTCCTTCGCCGCCGCAAGGCTGCGCCCGAAATCCTGGAAGACCTGCGCCACGGCCACGCCGACAAGGACCAGCGCCTCTGGCTGCGACGTTACCACCAGTCGGAATTGATGCGCATCGGACTGCGGGACATCCTCGGCCTGGCGGAGTTTGAGCTGAACCTGGCCGAGCTTTCCGCGCTCGCCGATGCCTGCCTGCAATACGCGTTGGAAGTCGTGTTGCGCAAAAACAAATTCAAGAGCGCGCCGTTCGCCATCATCGGCCTGGGAAAGCTGGGCGGCGCGGAACTCAACTATGGCTCTGATCTCGACATCATTTTCGTCGCCGATCCCAAAACGAAAAATCTTCCGGCATTGCAACGCCTCGCCGCCGAAATACTGGGTCTACTTTCCAGTCCCACCGAGCTCGGCGTCGCATTTCCCACCGACGCGCGGCTGCGACCTGATGGCGAGAAGGGGTTGCTCGTCAATACGCTCGATGCGTACGAGGCCTACTACCGCCGTCGCGCCATGCTCTGGGAAATTCAATGCCTCACACGCGCGCGGCCGATCGCCGGTGACACCAAAACCGGTGAACGATTCCAGAAACTGGCCGCCACCCTGACGAACTTCGGCCAGCCGGACCTGCCGTTGACGGCGTACCGGCCGGATTGGAAAAAGGAAATCTGCGGGATGCGGGCGCGCATCGAGAAGGAACGCACGCCGCCGGGCAAAGAAAGCCTGGCCATCAAGACCGGCGCCGGCGGCCTCGTTGACGCCGAGTTCATCGCGCAAACACTTTGCCTCGCGCACGGCTGGCAGGAACCCAATACCCTGCGCGCGCTCCAGTTTGCCCGCGAGAAAAACGCGCTGCCCGCCGCTGCCGCCGATTCACTCATCGAAAACTATCGCAAGCTCCTGCGCATCGAGGGCGTGTTGCGCCGCTGGAGTTTTGCAGGAGAAACGGTCCTGCCCGATGAACCCGAACCGCTGTATCGCGTGGCCGTTCGTTGTGGCTTTCCCGATGCCAGCGATTTTATGAACGCGGTCAACGAGTATCGGAAGGCGATACGCTCTGTTTACAACTCAGTGATGAGTTGAAGTAAATTTGCCACCGCGCCGACTCTCACGACTTTCTCCCAACCAATCGGAAGCCGAACAAACCTGCTACCCCCAGGCTGAACAAAGCAATGACGGACGGCTCCGGCACCACGATCCCTTCGCGGAACCAATAGTCACCAGTGTCCTGTAGCCCGTTGTTCCAGGCGTCACCACCGAGATAACTCGACGGATTCTTATAGCCAACATCGAGACTGCCCGTGGACAGAAGGACTGGCTCGAAGAAATAAAGTTGCCCCGGCGTCACCGAAACATTTGCTGGGAAATAGAACGTGCCGATTTGAGTGATGAGTCTGTTCAGCAAGACAACCGGTGTAGTGCTGCTGATAATTGGCCCATTATAGGCACCCTGTCGCAGATTCACTGCGAAAGTGACACCCGCTCCGTTGTTGTCTTGGAAGACAAATGTTTGGAATTGGACGAAGCCAACGGCGGAAAGCGACGGGGTGAAGGACTGGGCGTCCTGGTTGTCGGGAATCTGAGAGAATACTTGGATCATCTCACCGGTGGTCCCGCTGGCCTGGTCCCCGAGCAAGCCCTGTCCAAACAAAGCTGTTGTCGCCAGTCCTGCGAACGCAGAAATCGCAACAGCCCGGATTGATTTGGGCCGTTCTGGTTTCATACCTCCTTCACCTGATCGGATTTCTTCTCCGACACTTCAACGCGGCTCCGGCAAAACGCCTTGAATCAAGCGATCAGTTCCCTGACCACGTGACCGTGCACGTCCGTGAGTCGGAAATCTCGCCCGGCATGCCGGAAGGTGAGCTTCTCGTGATCGAACCCGAGCAGCGCCAGGATGGTCGCGTGGAGATCGTGGACGTGGACCGGTTTCTCGGCGGCCTGAAAACCGAACTCATCGGTCGCGCCATGGACGTAACCACCGCGCACACCGCCGCCCGCCATCCACATGGTGAACCCATAGTGA
The sequence above is drawn from the Candidatus Angelobacter sp. genome and encodes:
- a CDS encoding PEP-CTERM sorting domain-containing protein; this encodes MKPERPKSIRAVAISAFAGLATTALFGQGLLGDQASGTTGEMIQVFSQIPDNQDAQSFTPSLSAVGFVQFQTFVFQDNNGAGVTFAVNLRQGAYNGPIISSTTPVVLLNRLITQIGTFYFPANVSVTPGQLYFFEPVLLSTGSLDVGYKNPSSYLGGDAWNNGLQDTGDYWFREGIVVPEPSVIALFSLGVAGLFGFRLVGRKS
- a CDS encoding DUF1501 domain-containing protein, whose product is TDLKQRGLLEETLVVWGGEFGRTPTVELPTPGSNAGKINGRDHNHYGFTMWMAGGGVRGGYVHGATDEFGFQAAEKPVHVHDLHATILALLGFDHEKLTFRHAGRDFRLTDVHGHVVRELIA